One genomic window of Indioceanicola profundi includes the following:
- a CDS encoding acyltransferase family protein gives MNRGLSVYMNILRGLAAVAVVLSHVDYRGIGGHAFEWFRTSGLGHQAVMVFFVLSGYVIAHSAERTRTFYEYATARIARMYSVVIPVILITPLLYLIGRAIDLGAYAQTPGFYSAPHFVTALHTLFFTSEFGFDSYRYFGNIPLWSLSYEVAYYALFGLAFYLRGYVRLIGLAVLSLAIGPKILLLMPIWLLGVLLYRYRDRLVVSRVVGAALVAASFVLYAVYALIHTPVDEAGFRFWQAAGINPHGTLGWSKYFLTDYLLGIIVALNIIGAQSCLSGGFAWPARICSVSDWLADRSFSLYVFHVPFLYLCAAMLGAYRATPMGGAIMLGVSMVACFALAPVTDLRKREWLALVRSLTSPLQSRAGMSAG, from the coding sequence GAATGGTTCCGGACGTCGGGTCTGGGGCATCAGGCGGTGATGGTGTTCTTCGTCCTGTCCGGCTACGTCATCGCGCATTCCGCCGAACGGACCCGGACCTTCTACGAATATGCGACGGCGCGCATCGCCCGGATGTACTCGGTGGTCATCCCGGTGATCCTGATCACCCCGCTGCTGTATCTGATCGGCCGCGCCATCGACCTGGGCGCATATGCCCAGACGCCGGGCTTCTACAGCGCGCCGCATTTCGTGACCGCCCTGCACACGCTGTTCTTCACGTCCGAATTCGGCTTCGACAGCTACCGCTACTTCGGCAATATCCCGCTCTGGTCGCTGAGCTACGAGGTCGCCTACTACGCCCTGTTCGGCCTCGCCTTCTATCTGCGGGGCTATGTCAGACTGATCGGTCTGGCGGTGCTGTCGCTGGCCATCGGCCCGAAGATTCTGCTCCTGATGCCGATCTGGCTGCTCGGCGTGCTGCTCTACCGCTATCGGGACAGGCTCGTGGTGAGCCGGGTCGTGGGGGCGGCCCTGGTGGCGGCCAGCTTCGTCCTTTACGCCGTCTATGCGCTGATCCACACGCCCGTGGACGAGGCCGGATTCCGCTTCTGGCAGGCGGCCGGCATCAACCCCCACGGAACGCTGGGCTGGAGCAAGTACTTCCTGACCGACTATCTGCTTGGCATCATCGTCGCCTTGAACATCATCGGCGCGCAGAGTTGCTTGAGCGGCGGGTTCGCCTGGCCGGCCCGCATCTGCTCCGTCTCAGACTGGCTGGCGGACCGGAGCTTCTCGCTCTACGTCTTCCATGTGCCGTTCCTGTATCTGTGCGCGGCGATGCTGGGCGCCTACCGGGCGACGCCCATGGGCGGGGCGATCATGCTGGGAGTCAGCATGGTCGCCTGCTTCGCCCTTGCGCCCGTCACCGACCTGCGGAAGCGGGAATGGCTGGCGCTGGTCCGGTCCCTGACCTCGCCGCTCCAAAGCCGTGCCGGCATGTCCGCCGGGTGA
- a CDS encoding propionyl-CoA synthetase, giving the protein MTGRYEEMHRRSLEDPEGFWAEAAEQIEWSRRWDKVLDESNAPLYRWFVGGEMNTCHNAVDRHVAEGRADQAAIIYDSPLTGSKRSVSFAELQDQTARFAGVLRAQGVEKGDRVILYMPMVPEAVVAMLACARIGAVHSVVFGGFAPHELATRINDSKPKVIVSASCGIEPGRVVVYKPMLDQAIQQAAHKPERCIVLKRPQAEAALTPGRDLDWDEEMAKAEPAECVPVQATDPLYILYTSGTTGQPKGVVRDNGGHAVALKWSMEHFYGVKPGEVFWAASDVGWVVGHSYIVYAPLLQGCTTVLYEGKPVGTPDAGAFWRVIQEHGVCTFFTAPTAFRAIKRDDPRAELLKNYDLSKFRALFLAGERSDPDTVKWAEQNLKVPVIDHWWQTETGWPITGNPLGLELFPVKYGSTCKPLPGWDVRVLGADGHEMKRGDIGSIVCKLPMPPGALPTLWNAEERYRKSYLSEFPGYYNSADAGFIDDDGYVYVMARTDDIINVAGHRLSTGGMEEVLASHPDVAECAVVGVADELKGQVPLGFLVLKAGVEKPHEQIVKEVVKLVRDEIGPVAAFKQAVVVDRLPKTRSGKILRSTMQKIADAESWKMPATIDDPAILDEIGQALRSLGYAKERPAG; this is encoded by the coding sequence ATGACGGGCCGCTATGAGGAGATGCACCGCCGGTCGCTGGAGGACCCGGAGGGGTTCTGGGCCGAAGCCGCGGAGCAGATCGAGTGGAGCCGGCGCTGGGACAAGGTGCTGGACGAGTCGAACGCCCCCCTCTATCGCTGGTTCGTGGGCGGGGAGATGAACACCTGCCACAACGCCGTCGACCGGCATGTGGCAGAGGGCCGTGCCGATCAGGCCGCCATCATCTATGACAGCCCCCTCACCGGCTCGAAGCGCAGCGTCAGCTTCGCCGAACTCCAGGACCAGACCGCCCGCTTCGCCGGCGTGCTGCGGGCGCAGGGGGTGGAGAAGGGCGACCGCGTCATCCTCTACATGCCCATGGTGCCGGAGGCGGTGGTGGCCATGCTGGCCTGCGCCCGCATCGGCGCCGTCCATTCCGTGGTGTTCGGCGGCTTCGCCCCGCACGAGCTGGCGACCCGCATTAATGATTCGAAGCCCAAGGTCATCGTCTCCGCCTCCTGCGGGATCGAGCCGGGGCGCGTGGTGGTCTACAAGCCGATGCTGGACCAGGCGATCCAGCAGGCCGCCCACAAGCCGGAGCGCTGCATCGTCCTGAAGCGCCCGCAGGCGGAGGCCGCCCTCACCCCCGGCCGGGACCTGGACTGGGATGAGGAGATGGCGAAGGCGGAGCCGGCGGAATGCGTGCCGGTCCAGGCTACGGACCCGCTCTATATCCTCTACACCTCCGGCACGACGGGGCAGCCCAAGGGCGTCGTGCGCGACAATGGCGGCCATGCCGTGGCGCTGAAATGGTCGATGGAGCATTTCTACGGCGTCAAGCCGGGAGAGGTGTTCTGGGCCGCCAGCGACGTGGGCTGGGTGGTGGGTCACAGCTACATCGTCTACGCCCCCTTGCTCCAGGGCTGCACCACCGTCCTGTATGAGGGCAAGCCGGTGGGTACGCCCGATGCCGGCGCCTTCTGGCGAGTGATCCAGGAGCATGGCGTCTGCACCTTCTTCACCGCCCCCACCGCCTTCCGCGCCATCAAGCGCGACGATCCGCGGGCGGAACTGCTGAAGAACTACGACCTCTCCAAGTTCCGCGCCCTGTTCCTGGCCGGCGAACGGTCGGACCCCGACACGGTGAAATGGGCGGAGCAGAACCTGAAGGTGCCCGTCATCGATCACTGGTGGCAGACGGAGACCGGCTGGCCCATCACCGGCAATCCGCTGGGGCTGGAGCTGTTCCCGGTCAAGTACGGCTCCACCTGCAAGCCGCTGCCGGGCTGGGATGTCCGCGTCCTGGGCGCGGACGGGCATGAGATGAAGCGGGGGGACATCGGCTCCATCGTCTGCAAGCTGCCGATGCCGCCGGGTGCCCTGCCCACTTTGTGGAACGCGGAGGAGCGGTACCGGAAGAGCTACCTGTCGGAGTTTCCCGGCTACTACAACTCGGCCGACGCCGGCTTCATCGACGATGACGGCTATGTCTATGTCATGGCCCGGACCGACGACATCATCAACGTCGCCGGCCACCGCCTGTCCACCGGCGGGATGGAGGAGGTGCTGGCCAGCCATCCGGACGTGGCTGAATGCGCCGTGGTCGGCGTCGCGGATGAGCTGAAGGGACAGGTGCCGCTGGGATTCCTGGTGTTGAAGGCCGGGGTGGAGAAGCCGCATGAGCAGATCGTGAAGGAGGTGGTGAAGCTGGTCCGCGACGAGATCGGACCTGTTGCCGCCTTCAAGCAGGCCGTGGTGGTGGACCGGCTGCCCAAGACCCGGTCGGGCAAGATCCTGCGCAGCACCATGCAGAAGATCGCCGATGCGGAAAGCTGGAAAATGCCCGCCACCATCGACGATCCCGCCATCCTGGATGAGATCGGGCAGGCCCTGCGCAGCCTGGGCTACGCCAAGGAGCGGCCAGCCGGTTAG
- a CDS encoding VOC family protein, protein MSTSTASLEGSSPAWPDGITVTRLRVARPTDRLEAVVAFYCDGLGLPRLGGFQDHDGYDGVFVGLPGWETHLEFTRHRAGSPCPAPSRDNLLVLYVDCREELDRWTARMAARGHAPVEPENPYWNGRAVTFEDPDGWRVAISLRPGT, encoded by the coding sequence ATGTCCACATCAACCGCGAGCCTGGAAGGTTCATCGCCGGCTTGGCCGGACGGGATCACCGTGACCCGCCTGCGCGTTGCCCGTCCCACCGACCGGCTGGAGGCGGTGGTCGCCTTCTATTGCGACGGGCTGGGGCTGCCCCGGCTGGGCGGGTTCCAGGACCATGACGGCTATGACGGGGTGTTCGTCGGCCTGCCCGGCTGGGAGACGCATCTGGAATTCACGCGGCACCGGGCCGGCAGCCCCTGTCCTGCCCCCAGCAGGGACAATCTGCTGGTCCTCTATGTGGACTGCCGGGAGGAACTCGACCGCTGGACCGCCCGCATGGCGGCCCGCGGCCACGCGCCGGTGGAGCCGGAAAATCCCTACTGGAACGGCCGCGCCGTCACCTTCGAGGACCCGGACGGCTGGCGCGTGGCGATCTCGCTACGGCCGGGAACATGA
- a CDS encoding cation diffusion facilitator family transporter, translating into MGRGHTHGDAHDHHRQGHGHHHHGTGNQARLFWALLLTGGFMVAEIVGGLLSGSLALLADAGHMATDTAALALSWYALRAGSRPPTEVHSYGQHRFQVLAAFINGASLVGISVWIVIEAIQRLAEPVEVLGGTMLAVAALGLAVNIAAFLILHGGGQENLNIRGATLHVLGDLLGSVAALLAAGVILWTGWTPIDPILSVLVSLLILRSAWVLLGRSWHVLMEGTPDGLDLAALKRDLTGAVPGVTDIHHVHAWSLTPERPLVTMHANIEPGADHDDVLRQLQSLLRERFGIRHATIQVEREGCAGPSGC; encoded by the coding sequence ATGGGGCGGGGACACACACACGGCGACGCGCATGACCATCACCGACAGGGCCATGGTCACCATCATCATGGGACCGGGAACCAGGCCCGTCTGTTCTGGGCGCTGCTGCTGACCGGCGGGTTCATGGTGGCGGAGATTGTGGGCGGGCTGCTGTCCGGGTCGCTGGCCTTGCTGGCCGATGCTGGCCACATGGCGACGGACACGGCGGCGCTGGCCCTGTCCTGGTACGCCCTGCGGGCGGGCAGCCGGCCGCCGACGGAGGTTCATTCCTACGGCCAGCACCGCTTCCAGGTATTGGCGGCCTTCATCAACGGGGCGAGTCTGGTCGGTATTTCCGTCTGGATCGTGATCGAGGCCATCCAGCGCCTGGCTGAACCGGTGGAGGTGCTGGGCGGGACCATGCTGGCGGTGGCGGCGCTCGGCCTTGCGGTGAACATCGCCGCCTTCCTGATCCTGCATGGCGGCGGGCAGGAGAATCTGAACATCCGCGGGGCCACCCTGCATGTGCTGGGCGACCTGCTGGGATCGGTGGCGGCGCTGCTGGCGGCCGGGGTGATCCTGTGGACGGGCTGGACGCCTATCGATCCGATCTTGTCGGTGCTGGTTTCGCTGCTGATCCTGCGCAGCGCCTGGGTACTGCTGGGCCGGTCCTGGCATGTGCTGATGGAGGGGACGCCGGACGGGCTGGATCTGGCGGCGCTGAAACGCGACCTCACCGGGGCGGTGCCGGGCGTCACCGACATCCATCATGTCCATGCCTGGTCCCTGACGCCGGAGCGTCCGCTGGTGACAATGCACGCGAATATCGAGCCCGGTGCGGACCATGACGACGTGCTGCGCCAACTCCAGTCCCTGCTGAGGGAGCGGTTCGGCATCCGCCACGCCACCATCCAGGTGGAACGCGAGGGCTGTGCTGGGCCGAGCGGGTGTTGA
- a CDS encoding alpha-amylase family protein: MQNIWYKNAVFYCVDVETFMDGNGDGIGDFKGLTDRLDYIAGLGATCIWLLPFFKTPNRDNGYDISDYYSVDPRLGSLGDFVNFMQLARERGLRVIIDLVVNHTSIDHPWFQEAVKDENSPMRSWYLWSKEKPHNAHEGMVFPGQQETTWTWHEEAQAYYFHRFYDFSPDLNPDNPDVREEIQKIMGFWLELGVSGFRMDAAPFVIESLKEEYRFQRHYEWLEDMRAFMSWRRGDAALLAEANVTADEVPDYVGEGDRMNLMFNFIVNQRLFLCLARNQATELRKVMRTLPSMPLRAQWANFLRNHDELDLGRLEPEELEECFRAFAPDESMRLYGRGIRRRLASMLDNDRKRLELVFSLLFTLPGSPVIWYGDEIGMGDLQNLPDRFPVRTPMQWSAEENGGFSAAPADKLVRPVISKGPFGFDKVNVQHQRRDRQSLLNWVEAASRVRRESPELGWGELTVLDAGTEAVLAHTMKWQEGRMVLLHNFSPKPQKVRLEGLDEDVGSMHDVYCDQSYDGEDKMDPEKPISLNGYGYRWMRTDGTRR; the protein is encoded by the coding sequence ATGCAGAACATCTGGTACAAGAACGCCGTCTTCTACTGCGTCGACGTCGAAACCTTCATGGACGGCAACGGCGATGGAATCGGGGACTTCAAGGGGCTGACCGACCGGCTGGACTATATCGCCGGGCTGGGCGCCACCTGCATCTGGCTGCTGCCCTTCTTCAAAACGCCCAACCGCGACAATGGCTACGACATCAGCGACTATTACAGCGTGGACCCGCGCCTAGGCTCGCTGGGCGACTTCGTCAACTTCATGCAGTTGGCGCGGGAGCGTGGTCTCCGGGTCATCATCGACCTGGTCGTGAACCACACCAGCATCGACCACCCCTGGTTCCAGGAGGCGGTGAAGGACGAGAACAGCCCCATGCGGAGCTGGTATCTCTGGTCCAAGGAGAAGCCCCACAACGCCCATGAAGGCATGGTCTTCCCGGGCCAGCAGGAAACTACCTGGACCTGGCACGAGGAGGCGCAGGCCTATTATTTCCACCGCTTCTACGACTTTTCGCCCGACCTGAACCCGGACAATCCGGACGTGCGGGAGGAAATCCAGAAGATCATGGGGTTCTGGCTCGAGCTGGGCGTGTCCGGCTTCCGGATGGATGCCGCCCCTTTCGTGATCGAAAGCCTGAAGGAGGAGTACCGGTTCCAGCGGCATTACGAATGGCTGGAGGACATGCGCGCCTTCATGTCCTGGCGGCGCGGCGACGCCGCACTGCTGGCGGAGGCGAATGTGACCGCCGACGAGGTGCCCGATTATGTGGGCGAAGGCGACCGCATGAACCTGATGTTCAACTTCATCGTCAACCAGCGCCTGTTCCTGTGTCTGGCGCGGAATCAGGCGACGGAGCTGCGCAAGGTGATGCGCACCCTGCCTTCCATGCCGCTCCGCGCCCAATGGGCGAACTTCCTGCGCAACCATGATGAGCTGGATCTGGGCCGGCTGGAACCGGAGGAGCTGGAGGAGTGCTTCCGCGCATTCGCCCCGGATGAGAGCATGCGCCTCTACGGTCGCGGCATCCGGCGGCGGTTGGCGTCCATGCTGGACAATGACCGCAAGCGGCTGGAGCTGGTTTTCTCCCTGCTCTTCACCCTGCCCGGCTCACCCGTCATCTGGTACGGGGACGAGATCGGCATGGGCGACCTCCAGAACCTGCCCGACCGCTTTCCCGTCCGCACGCCCATGCAGTGGAGTGCCGAGGAGAATGGCGGGTTCTCCGCGGCCCCGGCCGACAAGCTGGTGCGGCCGGTGATTTCCAAGGGCCCCTTCGGCTTTGACAAGGTCAATGTCCAGCATCAGCGGCGGGACCGGCAGAGCCTGTTGAACTGGGTGGAGGCGGCGTCACGGGTGCGGCGCGAATCGCCGGAGCTGGGCTGGGGCGAACTGACGGTGCTGGACGCCGGGACGGAGGCGGTGCTTGCCCACACGATGAAGTGGCAGGAAGGCCGCATGGTCCTGCTGCATAATTTCTCCCCGAAGCCGCAGAAGGTGCGGCTGGAGGGGCTGGACGAGGATGTGGGCAGTATGCACGACGTGTATTGCGACCAGTCCTATGACGGGGAAGATAAGATGGACCCGGAAAAGCCGATCAGCCTGAACGGCTACGGATACCGCTGGATGCGGACGGACGGCACGCGGCGGTAG
- the gpmA gene encoding 2,3-diphosphoglycerate-dependent phosphoglycerate mutase, translated as MTKLVLLRHGQSEWNLENLFTGWVDVDLTQKGVEEARAAGQRLAAAGFDFDVCHTSVLKRAIKTLNLALESMDRLWLPVQKDWRLNERHYGGLQGLNKAQTAEKHGKEQVHVWRRSYDIPPPPLEEGDERLPDNDPRYQGLPKSALPRTESLKDCVARVVPYWNEAVAPQVREGKRVLIAAHGNSLRGLVKYLSDISDEEIPEFEIPTGQPLVYELDKDLKPVERYFL; from the coding sequence ATGACCAAGCTCGTGCTCCTCCGCCACGGCCAGAGCGAGTGGAACCTCGAAAATCTGTTCACCGGCTGGGTCGATGTCGACCTGACCCAGAAGGGCGTGGAAGAGGCGCGAGCGGCCGGGCAGCGGCTGGCGGCCGCGGGCTTCGACTTCGATGTCTGCCACACCTCCGTTCTGAAGCGCGCCATCAAGACGCTGAACCTCGCGCTGGAGAGCATGGACCGGCTCTGGCTGCCGGTGCAGAAGGACTGGCGGTTGAATGAGCGGCACTATGGCGGGCTCCAGGGGCTGAACAAGGCCCAGACGGCGGAGAAGCACGGCAAGGAGCAGGTGCATGTCTGGCGCCGCAGCTACGACATCCCGCCGCCGCCACTGGAAGAGGGGGATGAGCGGCTGCCGGACAACGATCCGCGTTACCAGGGCCTGCCGAAATCGGCCCTGCCGCGCACCGAAAGCCTGAAGGACTGCGTCGCCCGCGTGGTTCCCTACTGGAACGAGGCGGTCGCCCCGCAGGTGCGGGAGGGCAAGCGCGTCCTGATCGCCGCCCACGGCAACAGCCTGCGCGGTCTGGTCAAGTACCTCTCCGACATCTCCGACGAGGAGATCCCCGAATTCGAGATCCCCACCGGACAGCCGCTGGTCTATGAGCTGGACAAGGATTTGAAGCCGGTCGAGCGCTATTTCCTCTGA
- the deoC gene encoding deoxyribose-phosphate aldolase: MTSDSTVAARALPLIDLTSLNDSDDADAVARLCERAVTPAAPVAAVCIWPLFVAIAKSNLRDTNVRVATVVNFPGGSFPTEKVLRQIAEALDDGADEIDYVLNYADVITLQGVKAAEQMAAVRAACNGATLKVILETGSLAKPALIAKAARIAVEGGADFLKTSTGKVPVGATPGAARILLEACRDAAGQGRNVGFKASGGIRDVQGAGEYLALADEICGPGWVTPQTFRFGASGLLDAVLAELGHGAGAGNSSSY, encoded by the coding sequence ATGACGAGCGACTCCACCGTGGCCGCCCGCGCGCTGCCGCTGATCGACCTGACCAGCCTGAACGATTCGGACGATGCCGATGCCGTGGCGCGGCTGTGCGAGCGGGCGGTGACGCCGGCGGCGCCCGTGGCGGCCGTGTGCATCTGGCCGCTGTTCGTCGCCATCGCCAAATCGAACCTGCGCGATACCAATGTCAGGGTCGCCACGGTGGTGAACTTCCCCGGCGGCAGCTTCCCTACCGAGAAGGTGCTGCGCCAGATCGCGGAGGCCCTGGATGACGGGGCGGACGAGATCGATTACGTGCTGAACTATGCCGATGTGATCACCCTGCAGGGGGTGAAGGCGGCGGAGCAGATGGCCGCGGTGCGCGCGGCCTGCAATGGCGCTACCCTGAAGGTGATCCTGGAGACGGGATCGCTGGCCAAGCCCGCCTTGATCGCCAAGGCCGCCCGCATCGCGGTCGAAGGCGGGGCCGACTTCCTGAAGACCAGTACCGGCAAGGTCCCGGTGGGCGCTACGCCGGGGGCCGCCCGCATCCTGCTGGAGGCCTGCCGCGACGCAGCCGGACAGGGCCGCAATGTCGGCTTCAAGGCGTCCGGCGGCATCCGCGACGTACAGGGGGCCGGGGAGTATCTGGCGCTGGCGGATGAAATCTGCGGGCCGGGCTGGGTCACGCCGCAGACCTTCCGCTTCGGCGCGTCCGGCCTGCTGGATGCCGTTCTGGCGGAGTTGGGCCACGGGGCTGGGGCGGGCAACTCTTCCAGCTATTGA
- a CDS encoding cytidine deaminase: MSDIPQDLFEAARRARGFAHVPYSRFKVGAAIRSEDGTIHAGCNIENASYPQGQCAESTAIGGMIMSGAKRIVEIAVVGGEEGTGTLCTPCGGCRQRIREFSTPETRIHVFDAGGWRKSYTLNEILPDSFGPDNLGF, from the coding sequence ATGAGCGACATTCCCCAGGACCTGTTCGAGGCGGCGCGGCGGGCCCGCGGCTTCGCCCATGTGCCCTATTCCCGCTTCAAGGTCGGGGCCGCGATCCGTTCCGAGGACGGAACGATCCATGCCGGCTGCAACATCGAGAACGCATCCTATCCCCAGGGCCAGTGCGCGGAATCCACCGCCATCGGCGGGATGATCATGTCCGGCGCCAAGCGCATCGTGGAGATCGCGGTGGTCGGCGGGGAGGAAGGCACAGGCACGTTGTGCACGCCCTGCGGCGGCTGCCGCCAGCGCATCCGCGAATTCTCCACGCCCGAAACGAGAATCCACGTCTTCGATGCCGGCGGCTGGCGCAAGAGTTACACGCTGAACGAAATCCTGCCCGACAGCTTCGGACCGGATAATCTGGGATTCTGA
- a CDS encoding PH domain-containing protein has translation MGILGRFMGHASCVDLEKLEQEFSQILVEGEAISGAYKLVRDLLVLTNRRLILVDKQGMTGRKTAYVSIPYGSVSQFSIETAGSFDMDAELSIWVRGRSEPIKQDFGRGSSIHEVHRILAGHVLK, from the coding sequence ATGGGCATTCTGGGACGTTTCATGGGCCATGCCAGCTGCGTCGATCTGGAGAAGCTGGAACAGGAATTCTCCCAGATTCTGGTGGAGGGGGAGGCGATCTCCGGTGCTTACAAGCTGGTGCGCGATCTGCTGGTGCTGACCAACCGTCGGCTGATCCTGGTGGACAAGCAGGGCATGACCGGCCGCAAGACCGCCTATGTCAGCATCCCCTATGGCAGTGTCTCCCAATTCTCCATCGAGACGGCAGGCAGCTTCGACATGGATGCGGAGCTGTCGATCTGGGTTCGCGGTCGCTCCGAACCGATCAAGCAGGATTTCGGCCGCGGCAGCTCGATCCACGAGGTGCACCGCATCCTGGCCGGCCATGTGCTGAAATAA
- a CDS encoding Lrp/AsnC family transcriptional regulator, with the protein MGAKHAMDPDLLDEVGRRLLAELQEDARQPYAELGRKVGLTAPAVAERLRRMEVAGLIQGYRAQVNRSAMGWKLAAFVRIRAFPGQDSAIERFAADTAEVLECHEVTGEDSYLLKIAAANVQHLDRVITALAPLGATHSVLVLSTKVEGKILAPVGA; encoded by the coding sequence ATGGGAGCGAAACACGCAATGGACCCGGACCTGTTGGATGAGGTCGGACGCCGTCTCCTGGCGGAATTGCAGGAGGACGCCCGACAACCCTACGCCGAGCTTGGCCGCAAGGTCGGGCTGACCGCCCCCGCCGTGGCCGAGCGCCTGCGGCGCATGGAGGTGGCTGGGCTGATACAGGGCTACCGGGCACAGGTCAACCGGTCTGCGATGGGCTGGAAACTGGCGGCCTTCGTGCGCATCCGCGCCTTTCCCGGGCAGGACTCCGCCATTGAGCGTTTCGCCGCCGACACGGCCGAAGTGCTGGAGTGCCACGAGGTGACGGGGGAGGACAGCTATCTGCTGAAGATCGCCGCCGCCAATGTGCAGCACCTGGACAGGGTCATCACGGCCCTGGCCCCGCTGGGCGCCACCCATTCCGTGCTGGTGCTGAGCACCAAGGTGGAAGGCAAGATCCTGGCACCCGTGGGGGCTTGA
- a CDS encoding LysE/ArgO family amino acid transporter, which produces MPRTVSAGAIGEAKDGALRVLEELGIIFRGIILGVAIAAPVGPIGLLCIRRTVERGLAVGLATGFGAAAADTMFSAVAAFGIGAILDAITGHETQLRIVGGLFLIVVAIHSFLREPKEPARQQVRNLPRALVSGFALTVSNPVTILGITAIVVGFGGELEGVQRWTLLGGIFLGSLAWWCILCGGVALIRDRMNPRTVHWINIGTGVFLVLLAVWALGGVWWNWVAG; this is translated from the coding sequence ATGCCGCGCACTGTCTCCGCCGGCGCCATCGGGGAAGCAAAGGACGGAGCGTTGCGCGTGCTGGAAGAGCTGGGCATCATTTTCCGCGGCATCATCCTGGGCGTTGCCATCGCCGCCCCGGTCGGCCCCATCGGCCTGCTCTGCATCCGCCGGACGGTGGAGCGCGGCCTGGCCGTGGGGCTGGCTACCGGTTTCGGGGCAGCCGCGGCCGATACGATGTTCAGCGCCGTCGCCGCCTTCGGCATCGGCGCTATCCTGGACGCCATCACCGGCCACGAGACGCAGCTCCGCATTGTCGGCGGGCTGTTCCTGATCGTGGTCGCGATCCACAGCTTCCTGCGGGAACCGAAGGAGCCGGCGCGCCAGCAGGTGCGGAACCTGCCCCGCGCCCTGGTCAGCGGATTCGCCCTGACGGTCAGCAATCCCGTTACCATCCTGGGCATCACCGCCATCGTGGTCGGCTTCGGCGGGGAGCTGGAAGGTGTTCAGCGCTGGACCCTGTTGGGCGGCATCTTCCTGGGCTCGCTGGCCTGGTGGTGCATCCTGTGCGGCGGCGTCGCCCTGATCCGCGACCGCATGAACCCGCGCACGGTCCACTGGATCAACATCGGAACCGGTGTCTTCCTGGTGCTCCTGGCCGTCTGGGCGCTGGGCGGGGTGTGGTGGAACTGGGTAGCAGGCTGA
- a CDS encoding carboxymuconolactone decarboxylase family protein translates to MSIDALKARLPEYAKDLRLNIGSVLTTSSLKPHQAWGSAVAAAYAARQDDVTRAIVAEAAQHVDEATLNAAKAAGAIMGMNNVYYRTVHLSGIAEFKKMPARLRMNIIGNPGVDKVDFELWSLAASAVNGCGMCIEAHEREVQSKGMTTENIQDAVRIAAVIHAVATVLDAENALS, encoded by the coding sequence ATGTCGATCGACGCGCTGAAGGCCCGCCTTCCCGAATATGCCAAGGATCTGCGCCTGAACATCGGCTCGGTCCTGACGACCTCCTCGCTGAAGCCGCACCAGGCCTGGGGCTCCGCCGTGGCTGCTGCCTATGCCGCGCGCCAGGACGACGTCACCCGCGCCATCGTGGCGGAAGCCGCCCAGCATGTGGACGAGGCCACGCTGAACGCCGCCAAGGCCGCCGGCGCCATCATGGGCATGAACAATGTCTATTACCGCACGGTGCACCTGTCCGGCATCGCCGAGTTCAAGAAGATGCCGGCCCGCCTGCGCATGAACATCATCGGCAACCCCGGCGTCGACAAGGTTGATTTCGAGCTGTGGTCCCTTGCCGCCAGCGCCGTCAACGGCTGCGGCATGTGCATCGAGGCGCATGAGCGCGAGGTGCAGTCCAAGGGCATGACCACCGAGAACATCCAGGACGCCGTGCGCATCGCCGCCGTCATCCACGCCGTCGCCACGGTGCTGGACGCGGAGAACGCGCTGTCCTGA
- a CDS encoding peroxiredoxin, with protein sequence MLTVGDKFPAFDLKAVVSTDPKTAFTQINNETYKGKWTVVFFWPKDFTFVCPTEIAAFGKLNTEFADRDAQVLGASTDSEFVHLAWRQNHADLKDLPFPMLADIKRELSTELGILDKQEGVALRATFIVDPDGIIRFASVHDLSVGRNVNEVLRTLDALQTDELCPCNWQKGEDVLKVA encoded by the coding sequence ATGCTGACCGTTGGCGACAAGTTTCCCGCTTTCGATCTGAAGGCCGTCGTTTCCACCGACCCGAAGACCGCCTTCACGCAGATCAACAACGAGACCTACAAGGGCAAGTGGACGGTCGTGTTCTTCTGGCCGAAGGACTTCACCTTCGTCTGCCCGACCGAGATCGCCGCCTTCGGCAAGCTAAACACCGAGTTCGCCGACCGTGACGCCCAGGTGCTCGGCGCCTCCACCGACAGCGAGTTCGTGCACCTGGCTTGGCGCCAGAACCATGCCGACCTGAAGGACCTGCCGTTCCCGATGCTCGCCGACATCAAGCGCGAGCTGTCCACCGAGCTGGGCATCCTGGACAAGCAGGAGGGCGTCGCCCTGCGCGCCACCTTCATCGTCGATCCGGACGGCATCATCCGCTTCGCCTCCGTGCACGACCTGTCCGTCGGCCGCAACGTGAACGAGGTGCTGCGCACCCTCGACGCGCTGCAGACCGACGAGCTCTGCCCCTGCAACTGGCAGAAGGGCGAGGACGTCCTCAAGGTCGCCTGA